One genomic segment of Trichococcus shcherbakoviae includes these proteins:
- a CDS encoding aminotransferase class I/II-fold pyridoxal phosphate-dependent enzyme — MALTTNELFSRIKPSQIREFDELFRSVEDCIPMTIGEPDFDMPENVKQAAIKAIENNASHYAHTSGEIGVRKAVSEFLEKQYDLHYDPETEIVMTVGATEGLFAAAFGLLNPGDQVIIPSPFFPLYSYAVELNRGECILVDTSDTDFLMTPELLHKTMAENKNVKAIFLNYPSNPTGATYTKEELTALADAIKQYDIFVLSDEIYSEITYGEKHTSIATMLRDRTILFQGASKAFAMTGWRVGVLAADAKWMKTLFLAHQQLVTTGVTVSNRAAEEAFRNSAPDVEKMRSEYEKRRNILVPALQEAGFEVPALKGAFYAFAKIPAKFGTDDKAFCREIGMNAKVGMLPGSIFGPGGEGYVRMSYALSTEMVAEAAERLKTYIASK, encoded by the coding sequence ATGGCTTTGACAACGAATGAACTATTTTCCCGCATCAAACCTTCGCAGATCCGCGAATTTGATGAACTTTTCCGCAGTGTGGAAGACTGCATTCCGATGACGATCGGGGAACCGGATTTTGATATGCCCGAAAACGTCAAGCAGGCCGCCATCAAGGCGATCGAGAACAATGCCTCCCATTATGCGCACACTTCCGGCGAAATCGGCGTCCGGAAAGCAGTCAGCGAATTCCTGGAAAAGCAATATGATCTGCACTACGATCCTGAAACGGAGATCGTGATGACTGTGGGTGCTACTGAAGGGCTCTTCGCCGCGGCTTTCGGCTTGTTGAATCCGGGCGATCAGGTCATCATCCCGTCGCCGTTCTTTCCATTATACAGTTATGCAGTGGAACTGAACCGCGGCGAGTGCATCCTCGTCGATACTTCCGACACCGACTTTTTGATGACACCGGAGCTGCTGCACAAGACGATGGCCGAAAACAAAAATGTCAAAGCGATCTTTTTGAACTATCCGAGCAATCCGACGGGAGCTACCTATACAAAAGAAGAACTGACGGCTTTGGCCGACGCAATCAAGCAGTACGATATCTTTGTTTTGAGCGATGAAATCTACAGCGAAATCACCTACGGGGAAAAGCATACTTCGATCGCGACCATGCTGCGCGACCGCACGATCCTGTTCCAAGGTGCTTCGAAAGCCTTTGCGATGACAGGCTGGCGCGTCGGTGTGCTCGCAGCGGATGCGAAATGGATGAAGACCTTGTTCTTGGCCCATCAGCAATTGGTGACGACTGGCGTAACGGTTTCCAACCGGGCTGCCGAGGAGGCGTTCCGCAACAGCGCGCCGGATGTCGAAAAGATGCGTTCCGAATATGAGAAAAGAAGAAACATCCTCGTTCCCGCTTTGCAGGAAGCCGGCTTTGAGGTTCCCGCGCTGAAAGGTGCCTTCTATGCTTTTGCGAAGATTCCGGCGAAGTTCGGTACGGACGATAAGGCTTTCTGCCGCGAAATCGGCATGAACGCCAAAGTAGGCATGCTGCCTGGCTCGATCTTCGGACCAGGCGGAGAAGGCTATGTCCGCATGAGCTATGCGTTGAGCACGGAGATGGTCGCCGAGGCGGCTGAACGCCTGAAGACTTACATCGCCTCCAAATAG
- a CDS encoding methionine ABC transporter ATP-binding protein produces MISLQDISVTFKTDKNKAIHAVQHVSLEVDKGDVYGIVGYSGAGKSTLVRTINLLQRPTEGKVIVSGKDMMALNDKDLRESRKKIGMIFQHFNLMRSRTIHDNVAFPLKNSSLSKQEIHDKVTDLLSLVGLSEKANAYPSQLSGGQKQRVAIARALANDPEVLLCDEATSALDPKTTSSILALLKELNKRLNLTIVIITHEMQVVKEICNKVAVMEDGGVIEYGSILDIFTKPQNQLTKDFIDTATHVEHGIETVITHPTILNLNEHDVLTKLSFVGGSTGEPLIAKLANTFNVQGNILFGNVEILQDTPVGTLLLVLSGTPEAIAKAVRYLQDNGVTVEIITEEIIAEKKNKGGDAE; encoded by the coding sequence ATGATCAGTCTACAGGATATCTCAGTGACTTTTAAAACTGACAAAAACAAAGCCATCCATGCCGTACAGCATGTTTCGTTGGAAGTCGATAAAGGCGACGTCTACGGCATCGTTGGATACAGCGGCGCCGGCAAAAGTACATTAGTAAGGACCATCAATCTGCTGCAGCGTCCGACCGAAGGAAAAGTCATCGTGAGCGGAAAAGACATGATGGCATTGAACGACAAGGACTTGCGTGAGTCGCGCAAAAAAATCGGGATGATTTTCCAGCATTTCAATCTGATGCGCTCCCGCACCATTCACGACAACGTCGCATTTCCCTTGAAGAATTCTTCCTTAAGTAAACAGGAAATCCACGACAAGGTAACCGACCTTCTTTCATTAGTAGGGTTGTCCGAAAAAGCCAATGCTTACCCTTCCCAATTGTCCGGTGGGCAAAAGCAACGTGTGGCCATCGCCCGCGCCTTGGCTAATGACCCGGAAGTGCTGCTTTGCGACGAAGCGACCAGCGCGTTGGATCCGAAGACGACTTCTTCGATACTGGCTCTGTTGAAAGAGCTGAACAAAAGATTGAACCTGACGATCGTCATCATAACCCATGAGATGCAGGTCGTGAAGGAAATCTGCAACAAAGTGGCTGTGATGGAAGACGGTGGCGTGATCGAGTACGGCTCGATTCTGGACATCTTCACGAAGCCGCAGAACCAATTGACGAAGGACTTCATCGATACAGCAACGCATGTCGAACACGGCATCGAGACAGTCATCACCCACCCTACCATCCTGAACCTGAACGAGCATGATGTGCTGACAAAGCTTTCCTTCGTCGGCGGTTCCACAGGCGAACCACTCATCGCCAAACTGGCCAACACGTTCAATGTCCAAGGCAACATCCTCTTCGGCAACGTCGAGATACTGCAGGACACGCCAGTCGGCACCCTGCTGCTCGTCCTGAGCGGGACACCCGAAGCGATCGCGAAAGCCGTCCGCTATCTGCAGGATAACGGCGTAACGGTGGAAATCATCACCGAAGAAATCATCGCCGAAAAGAAAAATAAAGGAGGCGACGCAGAATGA
- a CDS encoding methionine ABC transporter permease, whose product MNTFMTTFLPNVSEIWDEVLLSTWETLYMTLIAGLIAGGLGVILGVILLVTEDGGILENKHLYNVLDKLVNIFRSLPFIILMALIVPFTRFVVGTSIGTTASIVPLVVATVPFYARQIQNALVEVDPGVIEAAQSMGASPWEIIFRVYLKEGLAGIIRVSSVTIINLIGLTAMAGAIGGGGLGNLAITRGYNRFQNDVTLVATIIILIIVFISQAIGNALVKKVSH is encoded by the coding sequence ATGAACACATTCATGACAACCTTTCTCCCTAACGTCTCTGAGATTTGGGATGAAGTGCTCCTGAGCACATGGGAAACCTTATACATGACACTCATTGCCGGACTGATCGCCGGTGGGCTTGGCGTCATCCTGGGGGTCATCTTACTGGTCACAGAAGATGGCGGCATCCTGGAGAACAAACACCTGTACAACGTTCTCGATAAGCTGGTCAACATCTTCCGGTCGCTGCCTTTCATCATCCTGATGGCACTGATCGTACCGTTCACCCGCTTCGTGGTCGGCACTTCGATCGGAACGACCGCATCGATCGTGCCGCTAGTTGTAGCGACCGTTCCCTTCTATGCCCGTCAGATCCAAAATGCCTTGGTTGAAGTCGATCCCGGCGTCATCGAGGCGGCCCAATCAATGGGTGCCAGCCCTTGGGAAATCATCTTCCGCGTCTACCTGAAAGAAGGCTTGGCCGGCATCATCCGCGTGTCATCCGTAACGATCATCAACCTGATCGGTTTGACGGCAATGGCTGGAGCCATCGGCGGCGGCGGATTGGGTAACCTGGCCATCACCCGCGGCTATAACCGATTCCAGAACGACGTGACCTTGGTCGCAACCATCATCATCCTTATCATCGTATTCATCAGCCAAGCCATCGGAAATGCCTTGGTAAAGAAAGTCAGCCATTAA
- a CDS encoding MetQ/NlpA family ABC transporter substrate-binding protein, which produces MKKKNVLFSGVAALTLFLAACGSSDSNTDSAADTASSDNETVKIGVVSEVEVEVWEDVASRLDAKGIELEIVQFTDYVQPNVALENGDIDLNAFQHVAYLEDFNANNKSDLTPIGFTYVSPLGLYSEKVTDYADIADGAKIAIPNDVTNGGRALLLLQAIGLIKVDEAKGTTPTVSDITENPKNISFEELDAAQVARSLPDVDAAIINTNYATDADLNPKEDALFLDTDNIASVADVYKNIVAARAADVDNETYKQVVAEYQTSETAAILDDVTEGNDVPAWEQ; this is translated from the coding sequence ATGAAAAAGAAAAACGTATTATTCTCAGGTGTTGCAGCACTTACCTTATTTTTAGCAGCTTGCGGAAGCAGCGACTCGAACACGGACTCAGCAGCGGACACTGCTTCTTCAGATAACGAGACAGTGAAAATCGGCGTAGTCAGCGAAGTCGAAGTTGAAGTCTGGGAAGATGTAGCCAGCCGTTTGGACGCAAAAGGGATCGAATTGGAAATCGTCCAATTCACCGACTATGTACAACCTAACGTCGCGTTGGAGAATGGCGACATCGACCTGAACGCATTCCAGCACGTTGCTTATCTTGAAGATTTCAACGCCAATAACAAGTCTGATCTGACTCCTATCGGCTTCACTTATGTTTCTCCACTTGGTTTGTATTCCGAAAAAGTTACCGACTATGCGGACATCGCCGATGGAGCTAAAATCGCCATCCCTAACGATGTGACAAACGGCGGACGCGCACTCCTGTTGTTGCAAGCAATCGGCCTGATCAAAGTCGACGAAGCAAAAGGAACAACACCGACAGTCAGCGACATCACAGAAAACCCGAAGAACATCAGCTTTGAAGAATTGGATGCTGCACAAGTTGCACGCTCCCTTCCTGATGTGGACGCAGCAATCATCAACACGAACTACGCTACTGATGCAGACCTGAATCCTAAAGAAGACGCCCTCTTCCTTGATACTGACAACATTGCAAGCGTTGCTGACGTCTACAAAAACATCGTAGCGGCACGTGCAGCAGATGTAGACAACGAAACCTACAAACAAGTTGTTGCGGAATACCAAACATCCGAAACAGCAGCGATCTTGGACGATGTCACAGAAGGCAACGACGTACCCGCTTGGGAACAGTAA
- a CDS encoding MetQ/NlpA family ABC transporter substrate-binding protein — protein MKKSKLFGSLVLTASLFLAACGNGGTTADSSAAESSSTVAAEPTTVKIGLVSESAVEIWEAVAERLADENIELEIVKFTDYNQPNIALDNGELDLNAFQHVAFLENYNANNDADLTPIGFTFVSPLGIYSNNYTEYSEIQDGDTIAIPNDVTNGGRALLLLQAIDLITLDNATGTTPTVGDIVENPKNLNIEELDAAQLPRSLEDAGAAVINTNFAVDAGLVPTEDALYLDTDNIQEVLDIYKNVVAARAEDVDNEVYKKVVAAYQTEETKALIAETTANTDIPAWD, from the coding sequence ATGAAAAAGAGTAAATTATTTGGTAGCCTTGTCCTTACAGCTTCATTATTCCTGGCAGCATGCGGAAACGGCGGAACAACCGCTGATTCATCCGCTGCAGAGTCCAGCAGCACAGTGGCAGCAGAACCGACTACAGTCAAAATCGGTCTGGTCAGCGAATCCGCAGTCGAAATCTGGGAAGCCGTCGCAGAGCGTCTTGCAGACGAGAACATCGAACTTGAAATCGTCAAATTCACTGACTACAACCAACCGAACATCGCGTTGGATAACGGCGAGCTCGACTTGAACGCCTTCCAGCACGTGGCCTTCCTGGAGAACTACAACGCAAACAACGACGCAGACTTGACACCGATTGGATTCACTTTTGTTTCTCCATTGGGGATCTATTCTAACAATTATACAGAGTACAGCGAAATTCAAGACGGCGACACGATCGCTATCCCGAATGACGTAACCAACGGCGGACGCGCTTTGTTGCTGTTGCAAGCCATAGACTTGATCACTTTGGACAACGCAACCGGCACAACACCAACCGTAGGTGACATCGTCGAAAATCCTAAGAACCTGAACATCGAAGAATTGGATGCAGCTCAATTGCCGCGTTCGCTTGAAGATGCAGGCGCTGCAGTCATCAACACCAACTTTGCCGTCGATGCTGGACTTGTACCGACTGAAGATGCCCTTTACTTGGATACAGACAACATCCAGGAAGTCTTGGACATCTACAAAAACGTTGTAGCTGCGCGTGCAGAAGATGTTGACAATGAAGTCTACAAAAAAGTTGTAGCGGCATACCAAACCGAAGAAACAAAAGCTTTGATCGCAGAAACAACTGCTAACACAGATATCCCTGCTTGGGACTAA
- a CDS encoding MetQ/NlpA family ABC transporter substrate-binding protein yields MKNKTFLATLTLSASLFLAACGNAASDPSSDSSTADANEPVKVTLGVVGEVNEPWDYVIEELKEKENIEVELVKFTDYTTPNNALAEGEIDLSSFQTEIFMDNYNRDHGTELTTIGYTVMAPLGLYSEKITSINELKDGDTIAIPNDVSNEGRALILLQTAGLIKLDTAAGLVPTTEDVIENRLNLQFQTLESNQTARALQDVTASVINSGMAVDAGFIPSEDAVFLEPVTADSKPYYNVIAALSEDVDNEVFQTIVAYYQSEGTAKVIEESSKGSQFPVWDEAE; encoded by the coding sequence ATGAAAAATAAGACATTTCTAGCAACCTTGACCCTTTCAGCCAGCCTTTTCCTTGCCGCTTGCGGCAACGCAGCCTCCGATCCCTCCAGCGATTCTTCCACTGCGGACGCGAATGAACCCGTCAAAGTAACGCTGGGCGTCGTCGGCGAAGTCAATGAGCCTTGGGATTACGTCATCGAAGAGCTGAAAGAAAAAGAGAACATCGAAGTCGAACTGGTCAAATTCACCGACTACACAACCCCTAACAATGCCTTAGCCGAAGGGGAGATCGATCTGAGTTCATTCCAGACAGAAATCTTCATGGACAACTACAACAGAGATCATGGAACGGAATTGACGACCATCGGCTATACGGTAATGGCTCCCTTAGGACTTTATTCTGAAAAAATCACAAGCATCAACGAACTGAAGGACGGCGACACGATTGCCATACCGAACGACGTCTCCAACGAAGGACGCGCTTTGATCCTGCTGCAGACAGCCGGACTGATCAAGCTTGACACTGCGGCCGGTTTGGTTCCGACAACTGAAGATGTCATCGAAAACAGATTGAACCTGCAGTTCCAGACACTTGAATCCAATCAGACTGCCCGCGCTTTGCAGGACGTGACCGCTTCTGTCATCAACAGCGGCATGGCCGTGGATGCCGGATTCATCCCGAGCGAAGATGCCGTCTTCCTTGAGCCGGTAACCGCAGACTCAAAACCTTATTACAATGTCATTGCGGCGCTTTCCGAAGATGTCGACAACGAGGTCTTCCAAACGATCGTAGCCTACTACCAATCCGAAGGAACGGCCAAAGTCATCGAAGAATCTTCAAAAGGCTCGCAGTTCCCGGTTTGGGACGAAGCTGAATAG
- a CDS encoding amidohydrolase, with the protein MTINQKQIHEEVSDIYDYIVALRRHFHRHPEPGLKEFETIQRIKEEVEEIGVPYINVGETGILVTLIGGKGAGKTILLRADIDALPLPDETGKSYASVNPGFNHACGHDGHTASLLGALKILKEHQDEFAGTIQFAFQPAEEIGAGARQFVRGGYIDGIDHVFGIHLQSGTQLGKIVATPGPSNASCDIFKIKVSGKSGHVSRPDLGRDALVSAAAIVTELQTIVSREVKPTDEVVVGIGVLRAGTNYNIIANEAEIEGTVRTFSHEVRAQVLEAVERIARNVSDAHRTTIEFSNYDAAAPLINDIQAANHAIKVASEIVGLENVITDSPKSMGADDFADYLAVAPGVYCFIGTQSSEETAYGHHHEKFDIDEKGLAIATELHISYALSYLKEPF; encoded by the coding sequence ATGACAATCAACCAAAAACAGATCCACGAAGAAGTTAGCGATATCTACGACTACATCGTCGCCCTGCGCCGCCATTTCCATCGTCATCCGGAGCCGGGCCTGAAGGAATTCGAAACGATCCAACGCATAAAGGAGGAAGTCGAAGAAATCGGCGTGCCTTACATAAACGTCGGCGAGACCGGCATCTTGGTCACCTTGATTGGCGGAAAAGGAGCAGGCAAGACCATTCTGCTGCGCGCCGATATCGATGCACTGCCTTTACCGGATGAGACCGGCAAATCCTACGCTTCCGTCAACCCCGGTTTCAACCACGCCTGCGGGCACGACGGCCATACCGCTTCCCTGTTGGGCGCGCTGAAAATCCTGAAGGAACATCAGGATGAATTTGCCGGGACAATCCAATTCGCCTTCCAGCCCGCGGAAGAAATCGGCGCCGGAGCGCGCCAATTCGTGCGCGGCGGCTATATCGACGGCATCGACCATGTCTTCGGTATCCATCTCCAGTCCGGTACACAGTTGGGCAAAATCGTCGCTACACCAGGTCCTTCCAATGCGTCCTGCGACATCTTCAAAATCAAAGTTTCCGGCAAGAGCGGGCATGTCTCGCGTCCGGATCTGGGGCGCGATGCTTTGGTCAGCGCAGCCGCCATCGTAACGGAGCTCCAGACCATCGTTTCCCGTGAAGTGAAACCGACAGATGAAGTCGTCGTCGGCATCGGCGTGCTGCGCGCGGGAACGAACTACAACATCATCGCCAACGAGGCCGAAATCGAAGGGACCGTGCGTACCTTCAGCCATGAAGTCCGTGCCCAGGTGTTGGAGGCTGTGGAAAGGATCGCCCGTAATGTTTCGGATGCGCACCGCACCACCATCGAATTCTCCAACTACGATGCCGCGGCCCCGCTGATCAATGACATCCAGGCAGCCAACCATGCCATCAAGGTCGCTTCGGAAATCGTCGGATTGGAGAACGTAATCACCGATAGCCCGAAAAGCATGGGCGCAGACGACTTTGCGGATTACTTGGCGGTTGCACCCGGAGTCTACTGTTTCATCGGCACGCAGAGCAGCGAAGAGACAGCCTACGGACATCATCACGAGAAATTCGACATCGATGAAAAAGGGTTGGCCATCGCCACGGAGTTGCATATTTCCTATGCATTGTCCTACTTGAAAGAACCATTTTAA
- the mgsA gene encoding methylglyoxal synthase, producing MKVALIAHDRKKDLMIQLCTAYKAILEEHELFATGTTGTRIMEATGLSVHRFKSGPLGGDQQIGAMISENKMDMVIFLRDPLAAMPHEPDVTALIRLSDVYEIPLATNIGTAEVLLRGLDAGFVDWREFYNAEGSIDFG from the coding sequence ATGAAAGTAGCATTAATTGCGCATGACCGTAAAAAAGATTTGATGATTCAATTATGTACCGCCTATAAAGCAATCCTTGAAGAACATGAATTGTTCGCGACCGGTACGACCGGCACCCGCATCATGGAAGCGACAGGATTGAGCGTACACCGTTTCAAGTCGGGCCCACTCGGAGGGGACCAACAGATCGGCGCCATGATTTCGGAAAATAAAATGGATATGGTGATCTTCCTGCGTGATCCTTTGGCCGCTATGCCCCATGAACCGGATGTAACCGCTTTGATCCGTTTGAGCGATGTCTATGAAATCCCGTTGGCTACCAATATCGGCACAGCCGAAGTGCTGCTCCGCGGATTGGATGCTGGCTTCGTCGATTGGCGCGAATTCTACAATGCGGAAGGCAGCATTGATTTCGGGTAA